ACAATTGTGAATCCGTGCGTGTgcatgacagagagagagagagagaagtgaaaatGGATAAAAGGCACTATGAAACAAAGTGTGGGTACCAGCCCTCAGTATAATGATGTATCGACGGAAAAGTAACAAGTTTTCGCGTTTGCATATTTGTGAAAACATATGATTATAAAACTGTAAGAGTGTTTATTAAGCGTTTTAATCTGCTAAGCATCATGCTGTCTATAGGCAAAGATAACAGAGTTCTCTTTTGCTTTGTATATAAGGCTGTCTTTCAGAGCGAAAAGagacaatatatataaaaatcacaTCTTCAGATAGGTAATAAATCTCCATGGATACTCAGAAATGTGCAAGTTCATACCTGAGTTGTATCTTTATTACCTTACACCAAGGTTGCTCTACCTCACATTTACtattttatagtatatatatattatcttacAATAGTCCTAAATTTTGTCGCCTATTCGCGGCGGTCTGATTGGCTGTTGAAAGTCGATAGTCTGTTCAGGtttatgggggaaaaaaaaacaactatgcttttgttgtcatttcttttaGGTCTCACCTTCTGCCGACCAGACTACTTACTATTACTGGCTTGCTGATAAAGGGGATGGTCTTACAACTGTTGACATGAAATCGGCCAATGGCGTGCGGTAAACAAATTATCGacataaaaacattgtttagAACAATATATACCAGATAAATGGGCACTAGAGGCAAGGTAGCTTTGTTGTCGGCATCCAGTGTTTGCCGACACAGcacctccccacccctaccccattGTTTTTTCCAGCGAGGAAAGCAAGTCTTCAAAATGTTGTCTGAGGACAAGGCAATGGTTTGTTTCCCCTTCCTCACTGAGCCTTAAATTCTTTGCCGTCCATGTTGGTTGAAAACAAGATTCCATTGATTCAGGAAAGTTCGAAATCAGATGAAGCATATTTTGTGAAATTATGAGATCGGACTGTGCAGTCTCTACAAATCTTTTCCGTCAAATTGTATTCTACTGTCTATAACTCTTCCATTGCTTAATTTTGTGCAGATACTGTATTTACGAATAAATACGATAAttctattaataattataattatatttattatatatttatgcagTTATAAATGTTAAATTCACTTTTACTTAATTATTATTCTAGTTTATCTAATATCTCTGTAATTTGATTGTGTACATATAGATACTGCGAATTTGTTTTACCCTATATAATCTTATTGCTAAATtgagtgaaaaaaatacatttaattataaaatggtatcacattattattcataaaagtaaaacaaacatgaaaaataaatgggttttttttttcacttcaattTTAgccttatttctttctttccttttgtgtcTTTCCGGAGGCTGTCCAAGGATATAATCATCCATCCTCTTCACTATCTATAAACAATCTTGCAAAATCTCATCTACTTTATCATTCACAGACCAATCATCGCCTCCCTTCcatttttgtgactttttcatGATTTACATCGAATGACTGTGTGTCCGCTCACTTGATTTCTCTTATTGTCAACTTCCAGAACGTTCTGAATCCTTTCCCCTGATTTCAAAGTTCTCCGTGCACTGCACTTTATCAGTTTAGTGCTTGACAgtttgtaaacagagacacctgtattgttgttgtttccttgtCTTCGTACGCTGACgccatgtttatttacagatgtCGGGTCTCGACCCACGTGATCTCATTATTTCATCTCCGTATCTTACACCAGCGTGTCTGTCTGCTAGTATGTCACTTTGCAGATGAAGGGACTGTCCGGCAAGCTTTTGTTGCCCCACTTGACCACTATGATGTAATAGCCCGGGGTCGTGACGCTGTAGGTGACGTCATACACGTTGTCACCGATGTAGGCCACGTTGGTCTCCGTGACGCAGTGAGAGCGCGGGCCGTAGACAGCCACCGTGACGCACCCAGTCCCTGGCTGCTGCGTCCACACCTTGGAAAGAGATGACAGGTGATaactttgtaaatatattttatatattataatgtttaaaacaCAGCAGAGACGAACCCTCCAACCCAACTTTATATTTTGACCAttttttaagtcatttaaaTCTTGTTCTACACACTCCTCGCCCCTCGTCCATTGACCAGTCTGCTCAGTGACGTACTTCAATGAAGTGTCACGTGTGATCTCCATCTCTCAGACAGGAGACTGTGCCACGCTTCTCTCATGCAAGCGAGCACACATTTATGCAGACATACCAGTCAAATGGGCGACAGTAACTACATAAAGACACATACATGGATCGACAGAAGTGCTGCAGGGGTGAAGagttgaataaaatataattttagaaTATCTTAGAGAAGAGAAAGATGGGGATATTTGTATATATGCGCGATGAACGAACGGAAACACGTACACCTACCATTCAAGGAACTGTCAGGGGAACTGCTGGGTTTCGTGGatagaaccacacacacacacacaaagtaacaGATAATTAgtcaaaaaaagataaacagtaGATGGACATATGAGCATACCTGAAAATTATTCTTACTGCCAACCTGCCCGTAGTATAAGCCAGGCCCATAGGCCACACACTGCCCTGTCTTGTCCCCTGCACTGCCGCCATCACTTCGACCACCTGGGCTACTTGGGTTGCTGATGCCATCACACAGCACAGCACGAGGGTCTCTGAGTGCACTGCTGGCGTGCACGGGACTGGAGAGGATGTCATTGCCACGATGACGCCGCAAACCCAACCTCTGATTTTTTTCCGAAACGGCGACCCCGACATCAGAAACAAACTCTTCGCTTTAAATCACCACCTTCGAAGAAAGACATGTCCTTCTCGTTGAAAAACCCTAGGACGAAACTAGAAGCTGGCGATATCAAAGAGTTCTCATCAAACGGGTCGCTGCACTGGGTAAGAAAGTCAGGGGAAACTTTCCCCGGGAGGTCGTCCACGGAGCTAGGGGACCTACCATCGAAAGAACTGTCAGGGGAACAGCTGGCTTTCTTCGACAGAGCCAAGTTCTGGAAGCACTTTAATTGCCCCATCAGGTCTTTCCGCTGGACGCGGGTGATGCCGAAGCCGCAGTAACTGTCGTCCGTGCTGGTGCTGGAGGTGGCACGCTCCGCGCCTCTACCTGGCGACTTGTGAATCACGATTGTCGGCCTCAAACCGTCTCCTGCTTTGCCAAAGCTGCCTCAGAGTGCGAGGAGGATGTGCGTGTAACCGACAACTTGTTCTCCTTGCCCTCTATTCTCTCTGCAGCTCTGTCTTTGTCGATTTGCTTTCTTCAATTCGTCGACCGTCTCCCAACAAGCAAATGGAAGAACTCAAGCGTCCGTTTCCGTTATCTTTGAGTCCAGGTTGTTGCACGTAAAACATCCGGTTCTCGTCCAGGTTGCTTTCTGTAACACAGCCAGCGATACTCTGGCCGTCATCGCGGAATATCTGCTGCAGCGATCGCTTTcgttgctgctggtggtgcaTGAACGCTAGATACTGGTGATCTGGGAACTTCAAAACGAGGTCCTTCGCCTCCATTGAGTTGCAAAGAGGAAACTTGGGATCGTTGGCAGCAAAAATCTCCTGCCCGTCCAGGTTGTAAACGTTCGTGCTGCTCGGCAGCTCGAAACACGGGATGTCGGTGACGCTATACGGCGAGTACCTGCCGTCTGACTTAGTCTCCGTCAGGTCGGGATTGTTGCCATGACGACGATGACGGTGAGTCTCGAACATTCCTGGCGCTCTGCCAAGGGTGGGAGTAAATTGCGGTGGGATCTCACTCCTGGCGGGAGGCAACTGCTTGTGGGCGCGTCTTGCGAAACATTCGCCTTCTTTGGTAAAACATAGAGTCGCTGTAGCTCAGCTCCGAATCCGAAAAGCTTGCGCCGCTATATGAGACGATAGGAGGCGCTCGTCTGCGAGGAGAAGAGCTGGCTACAGAGCTCCCAGACAGTATCCGACACACGGTGCGATGGACTGCCGCCTCGATAACGTCGAGCGTCAAGTGGACGCGGGCATCTTCCTGATTGCCTTCTGTCGACAGCGAACTGTTGCTACCGCGGATAAGCCGCGGATCCAGTTCTATCTCCCAAGGGTAGGGCATTCTGGCTAAACGCCGGTGTCCACCCAAGTCCTCCTGCGCTAGCGAAGGACTACTGCCCCTAACTAGGCTGGCATCCAGCTCCATGGCCCACGGATAAGGGCGCCGTTGCAAGCGCCGGTGGCCGTTGTGGGCCCCGAACTGCGGCGAGCCATAGCGGGGCGCATAGTGTCGGTCGTTCTCGATGCCACTGTCCAACGTGTCTACCGTTGACTGTCGCTCGGGCCGCATGTGGTCCACCAGCGCCGCGCGCTGCATCCAATCCAGGACATGCGCAGCGGCGGCGTAGCTCAGGTCATCACGCAGCTCCCAAGCTGCCTCGCAGTCCTCGTTCAGCGAGAAACCACCCATCGCCAGCGGGAACGGCTCAGACCGTGACCTACTGAAAGAGGAATGAGTTCGGGGCGACGTGGGTTTaatcttccccaaccctcctgTATTGTTACCGGTTGTGCTGTTTTCGCTGTTGTTGCAAGTCCCAAGATTTCGACTGCTGAACTCTGCCCCTCTGTGACAGCCCGAACCATCGTGCTGCATTTTCCCTCCACTGCGGAAGTCTTTTGTCTTTCAGAGTTGGACACTACCCCCTCTGTAGAACCGAGTCCAAGGATACTGTTCTCTGCGTTTTCTGCCCTGAATGTAACCGTAGCCCTGACCTAGCGTGATGACAGCGCCGCCAGAGCGATCTCTCTGCAGTTGCTGCCCCCACCACGGTGAGGTACCGACATCGAAGTGACCTTTTACATGCTCTTCGTCGACACTCATTTGTTCGGCTCGTTCATTTTGCTGTATCCACCGCGAGATGCTTTGGCCCTGGTTTTCGTCTCTCCACGTCCTGAAGTCTTGATCGCTTGCAGGTGGGTCGCTACGGGGAGGCATCCTAGAGCTCCTATCCGTGCATCTGCGTCCTGTCTCCTCCGCGCTGTCGGTGCTAGAAGGTTCCTTCGGGAGATTGGACCCGTTGTGGAACGCATCATCAAAAGAAGACTGTTTCCCATGACTGTCCGTGACGCTAATGTACTTCTTCCGTTTGTGGACCCTCACAGCTGGCCGCACCCACCCGGTCTCTGCTTTAATTTCTTCATATGAGGCCTGCGTGGACTTGCTAGCTTTTGCTTTGGGAATGATGATGGACACAGGGGTAGGTAGAAACTCTCTGGACTTGTGCTTGAGCTTGTCGATCGTTCTAAAGACCTTGCTGTCGGGCTCGTTCTCGGGGCTTAtcgtatttttttctgttatcctCCTTCGAATGTCTTTTCTTCCCGATTTTGAAGGCAGTTTGACGTTGCTGTTGTACATTTCCGTGCTGCCGAGGAAAGAATTTTTAACCGAGGTAGAGGAAGAGGAACCATCGGACCCCATGTCCCAGTCCTTGCATTTCCTTGGAGATAACTCTTCTTGAATGTCACGCTCAACTTCTGGCTGTCCTGGCGACTCGATGACAACCTCTAGAATTTCGTCGTCCTCGCTGAGTTTGTCCATGATTGACATCGTCTCCAACCTCAAGCTCTCTGCAAGGTTATACTGGATAGTGTCGAAGCCGTGCGCACCACTACCCGAATCAGAGTAAGAAAGGCTCTTTTTTAGTTTCTTCGCCTGTCCCTGACCCCCGTCCCTCGTGATTTCCTGTTCAGATGTCCTCGACACGTCAGGGTCGAAGGTCTTCCATTGCTGCTTCAGCGACGACATCTTCTGACGTCTCTGACTGACACTCGCAGCATCAGCGTCAGCAGCCTCGGCAGGATCGGTGCCGCCAGATGTCGTCGTGTCGAGAGCCTGTTCCGGTGTGTCCTCGAGAGGCACGTGGTCCGGGGAGGTAGAACTGAGTGAGAGGCTGTGTGTCAGGGTGCGGTCCTGGATGTACATGCACGCTTTGCGCAGGCTGTCCGACTGGATGACTTTGGTCTTCACCCCGTTCCTGGAAGTGCTGGAGCTCTGAAGACCACTGGTGTCTCGTTCTGAAGTAGACAATTTTTGTAAACCAGATTAAACAACGAAAACAAAGCCACTCGGGGATTTCGGTAAATGGCACCAAGtcacaacaataaaacagaaaaaatagcgCGCTTCATTTAATAAAAGCTTCACTTATTATAAAAATGTCGCAACAAACTGTTGTTCGGCGTAACATGAACTCCTTAGAATACCCTAAGGTCAAACATTAAGGTTATCGAGGGATAGAATTGTTGATTCGAGGGAGAAAAGTAAGGAAAAGTAAGGCGCCGGCTACCATAGTGGTCACTCTTTGCTATTTGCTTTAATATTTCCAGTCAAGTATCCTCATCTCCCTCTGCTGGTGAGAGCCGATTATTACCTGCCAAACGGTGAAATTCGTCCTCTAAGGCTTTAAAGTTTTCTAGCATAACGTGGACGATATTACAGGTAAACACGTTCACACGATGGACGATAAATGGACAATAAATGGACGCCttcaaattataaatataactacagtttgtttttaggGCGATCGATCTTGGTACAGCGCGGTGTGGTGTTTACATTCATGAGAGGAAATGTACACGCGAGCGAGTTGGTTCCCTGGCAGGACATGTGAGCAGAACTTGCTccgatgtcacgtgactaggcTTTGCTCGCTGTCGTTCTGATCGAAAGATAATAACATGTATGCCCGGCCTGACATTTCCCTGCTTGCACACCCTCCCCAAAGTGTGCTCGAGCGTTAAAGGTCCGCAGATCAGTAAGTCACGCGCGCGCGCTATGCGTCTGTACATATGTAAACTCAAACATTTAAGTtcgaatgcttttttttttcctgtttgccaATTGTACTGATCATGATCTGAAATCGATTATAGGGTCTGTCGCGATTCGTGAATATATGAGGGAAAACTccaaacttgaaaataaaacttaccgGTGGAGGGGCTGGTCCAGAAGCAGTCGCCTCCCTGGCCGTCTAGTCGCCTCAGACGGATGAAGTGACGTTCTCTGACGCTGCCGAACGTCTCTCCGTCGGAGTAGCTCCGCCCCACCAGCTTCCTGGGCGTGACCGAGGGCGGGCGCAGCTCGGTCAAGGCCGACACCAGCTGGCTGTAGGTCTCTACGCTGTCGTCAGCATCCTGGTCCCGCAGCGCCAGCGATTTCTCGAACCTGCGCCGGTTCTCGTTGGCGCGCGCCTGCGCGTGGTCGTGCGCGCGGCCGAAGAACTGCGGCGAGGAGTCGTGAAGGTCGGGAGAGAGGTCGCGCAGGCGCGGCGACGACTCCTGGTCGATGGTCTCTGATTGGTTGGCAGCCGAGGCTTCGTCACTGCTGCTGGGTGACGTGCTGTGGTGCGGCCGGTGTGGCCGGTGCGGACTGGTCGAAGACAGGTGCGGGAATCTTGCGGGGCCTTGCAGGAAGACTGTCGACTCTTTCTTACTGCTCGCTTCCCTTTCCACAACTTGTTTGTTGTCGGAAGCTATTTTTGCACCAGTCGCCACCGCAGGTTCAGGTTTGGTTTGTTCCTCTTCTCTGTAATGagtgtcttcttcttcctcttcttcctcttctccttcttcctccACCAACAACTCTTTGGAAGAACGGGACTTTTCTCTCGACAACGCTCGGTGTAGTTCCTGTACTGATGCAGCTCTGGACACCTTCGTTCCATCCTCGTCGTCCTCGAAACTGGTGATGCTCAGCTTGATGCTGCACCCACCTGTTCCAGAGGGTTCCGGGCGCATATCTTCCTCGAGGGTAGCCCTCTTGATAAAGTCTGTCCGGCCTTCCGTCGGCGTTTGAGACTTCTGTCGCACGTAAACTCTTTCCGACTTCTTCTTGCTGTTGtacttcactttttttcctttcttgtcttcttccgACAAGTCGGATATATCCGTGCTGCTCTGCCTGCTGAGCGTCGGAGAAGGGGTTAAAAGTATCTCTTCACCGTTAGGGGTTATGACTTTTTTGAAAACCCTCTTCTTCATGACAGTAGGCTCTTTCGCCACCTGCTCCATTCGTGGTTTGACCCGCGGCTGGAACTCTTGCTGTCCGACTCGGATGCTGAGCTGCACGTGCGGCTGGGAGCCTCCTCGATGCACGGCAGCATGTCAAAGGACATCATCCGGGGCTTCGGGATTACGTTCCACGAGCTCATCCAGTCCGAGACTTTGACTTCGAAGGGGCTGCCCTCTATGTCCACATCCTGGGACTTGATGGAGATGAAGTGCGGGCCCGAGCTTCGAGGGATGTAGGTAACGAGGAACCGCCCCTCGCCCACGCACTGGTAGTCGAAAGGGATGACGTTCTGGTGAATGTCCTCGTCGATGCTTTTCTGTCTCAGAACATGTTGCCCACGTCGTCTTCGATGAGCTTGGCGCGTCCATCTTCATCGCTGCCGCCCGGATATCCAGCAGCTGCGCGCGCATCCTTCTTGTTGATGCCGTGCGGGATGCTGACGATTCGCTCGCTGTTGACCTCGTTGTTCGGGCCTTGAATCTCGATGTGAAGGTCGAGATAAGAGGCGGAATCCGAGAAGATGTTGAACTTGGCTCGCCGTCCGACAATTCCTGCTTTCAGACCTGTTCCTCTGGCAACTACTTTGATAGCGAGAGACACCTAGGAAGAGAATACTAAACTGAgctcccttccttttttttttcctttttcttttttttttctctgtactTTCCGTTTtgaacctttttttatttgtttgtttgtttgtttgtttgtttgtttgttagacTGTTATGCACTTTTATTGCTTTCTACTGAAGTGCAAAATTGGAAAACCAAGATGCTAAGAATTTTGATGAAGATGACTGTCGGACTAAGCTTTTGCTTCATcggtataataataataataataataataataataataataataataataataataataataataataataaagacacGGAAATATTTCCACCGAGTCTGTTCCCCGGTTTTGTTTGTCGAGTACACGTGTCAGAAAAGACGGTTGAGGTCTTTATGTCAATGTGTATCCGGTCAATTGTCCAACATAATCGACTTTGagtaaaatgcaaatatttaaagacGTTGAGGAAATTTTTGCTATAAATAGTATCTGACTTTTTATGCTGTGgccatatatttatatagtggtgaAATTTTGTGAGTCTGATGATAGATTCGACAAGAATGCTTCAAGAAATTAATCAACTCCCACTCCCTCCCGACAAAAGGGTATCATAGAGACAGAATGTAAGGTGAAACTGTGAAAGTTATCTTATTATACAttataattgtatatatatattattatacatcCAGACATGTGTGTACAAGTGAAGCTAAACTTTCCTTTCGTCAATTTGTCGTGTCTTGATAATGCCTGATATTACAAATAATCTAGAGGAAAAGGTGTGAGGACGAAACAAAGACTGTCAGACGGGAAAAAAGGGAGAGACACAAAGATACAGGACATAGATacaggcatttttttttattaaaaacttttaaagacCTCTCTCCCGAAATCTTGTTGTGTGCACCCAGACTGTAGGCAATGAGACCTGGGCTCCTACTTTGTTGTGTCTGTCTATGTATCTGGCTGCAGGACTACTAGTCTGAGTTCACAGCTGAATGCCAGACTGGACAGATACTTGCTGTCCTTTTTATGAGATGCTGAGTGATGTTTTTGTGCCGTTCGTACCTCCACGAACAGCCACTGGGTTGCGAGGGGCTCCAGACAGAAGTCTTACTGTCTTACCTGGAGGCTGGAAAGGTGCTACACGGGGACAGGTGACTAACCGAGAGTTCTGGCCGCAGGACACAGCAGCAGTTTCCCGACTGATGTTTGCGAAGGGCCGATCGTCAGGCCGGTCTGACAGACCCACCCAGCCCAGTCTCGGCAGGCAGCACGCGGCAAATTGCAGCTTCGAGCGACAGCGAATGCATTTATGTTACTTCGTGATGAGCTCATCGatcttgtctttcctttctttgttattttagtcGGTTAGTCTCGGCGACAAGAAGGGCAGCAGGTGTTTAAAAATGGATGGCGCCAGCAGTGACGTGCAGTGCTCGGAGACTGGTCACACCACGGCTTACCTGTCTCGATGACCCTTGAACTTTGCTGGTGGGGGACGGCGACGATCTTCTTATCGGCCGAGCAGGTAGCAATGCACTTGCtaggttgcttttttttttgtttgtttttttgtggtttttttttttgttttgtttttgttttttttttttttttttttttttttttttgtttttttgttttgttttgttttttttgtttttgctttttcttatttttccctGCTGGggagttgggggaggggaaaaaataatgtttgctcttttttttttttttttttggcataatAAAGCTCTACTGTCCCATGTTCCAGACCGTGTtcaattttgcttttattccaGTCCATTTGTTCACCCCTCAgttgctcctctctctctagATCTATCCCCTCTTCCCCCCCGCACCTCGGGTATCttaaagcagcaaaagaaaCCTTTATCActgttaatgtttatgttaacGATAACTACTGACATCAACAGAAACTGAACTTAGCGCAACAACGCCTCCAGTAGCACAACAACAATGGCGACAATGACAGCAAGGATGTCTGGACAAGTGGGGAGTGTGACTCGCGTGTAGATGTTCTCACCTTGGGAGATGGTGGCCGTGACTGAGACATAGGCGAAGGTGGCAGAGAGGCGGGGCCGCGCTGGTACTTCCACTTGATGAGCTGCACGAGATGAATGATCTTCAGCTCCGTGTCCTTGTCCGCGATGGCCATCTCCTCCGCCGTGATCATCATCTGCAAGCGCAACCCACTCCTCAAACTGACAGTCAGCATCGagtgaaaaaaatggaatttttaaTGTCCAGCTAGCAACTAATTAAGGCTTTATCACAACAAAGCACCCTGTCCTGCAATGTAGGGGTCACATCGTGTGTAGGAACTGCCAGCGTGGGGACCTGATGAACGGCAAGAAACTGATGCTGTGGTTGTCATCTGCACTTGCATCCCAACACCTGTGGAGAAGCTGACACTGGCATCgtcgcttgaaaaaaaaaaaaactgacacgTGATGGGCTTCTTAAAGGAAGAAACCCACACTGTGATCGTCATCTCCAGCATATGAACTGAGCAGGTGGAGATACgagcatcacgtgacagaggaaACTGACATCACGATCATAATATGAGAGGAGGAAACTGACATCACGATTATAATGTGAGAGAGGAAACTGACATCACGATTATAATATGAGAGAGGGAAACTGACACCATCATGGTCGTCTCAAACTTTCAACGTCTGAACGCGGAATTGAGAAACAGAGACCTGAATACCGCGACATCTTGTATCAAGAACTGTCATTAGTCATTACTAAACCGCGGATCATTGCAGTGTGTTTATGTCATTCAAAGGATCCTGACGGCAGTATCCTGTCACAGGGTCAATCACCGAGAAAAGGACATCACAAAAAGCATTGTAGGGAGGACAGCTTGCCATGTGTACAGGTGCTAACAGTCAAAGAGGACGAAAACAACGAGTGACGATAAGAGCGAGGCGAGGATGCAGCTGTAGTGGTTGTGTTGATGGCGGTGGAGGTGAGACAACAAGCGCACACCTGAGTGTGCCACTGGAGTTGTTGTCTCACATCACTGCAGGCAAAGCTCACAGCCACCGCCACTTCCATTCAACACGAAAACGTCCCGCGACAAGAAAAATCATTATGAACGTGACAGGCCCACTGATGGAGTTGAGTCTCATCACACGAGTGGTGGCCAACAGGAATATCATCGATTATGTTGAGGGCGGGGGTTATCTTCAGCTGGACAGTGTCCTCACTTCTCGACAAAGCTCGACCATCGATCTTCATCGGTAAAGACAAGATTGGCAGATCGCTGTACACAGGTGAGTGTTCAAGACAAGCCGTGTACAGCATGAAATGTTcgtatatgtttgtatatatgtacattatCAGTCTTCGTGACTTcctttatctctgtctctctctctcacacacacacgtgtgtaccTGAATTGTGAATGCGTACAGGATCAACGTTACCACTGTCAGTCtgaatgtatgtgtgcgtgcttgcgtgccAGAGTGAGTGTATAGACATGAGTGATTTCCTGTACTCATGCGCACTGGCTGGCTCTTACTTTTGGCAACCGTAGATACTTCTGTGCAAGCTTGATGCCCAGGCGACAGTTGTTCACTCGGTGATGAGGCTTGAGTAGCTCCGGGCGAGGACACAAGCCTGGACAGACTTCCTCCAGGAGGCAGCACAGCACGACGCCATCATGCCAGGAGGACATGAAGTCGTCGACAGGCATCCTGGGAACCATGTCCTGCACCCAGGCCAACAGCTTGGCCTTGCGGGTCTCATCTAGAGAGGACAAAGAAAGTTTGTATTGTCTCCCCATGTCGTTACGTCACAAGGTGCAAGGAAGCTCAATCTTTAAATAGCTGAAGTTTTGGACTGAGTGtcgctgtttcttttttaaaaaaactcaaattAAACACATTCTCTTATTTGTTTTATCTGCTATTCCACAGGATCACCACACCTTGGAGATTTTTTGCAATAATCACGAGTCGCTATAGAGAAGCAAATGAAAGTGCGTTGTTTTCGAAATGTATTTTGTTCTCCACAACatgtttctcaaaaaaaaaaggctgtttAATATTCAATTACAAAGTGAACAGCTCCACTCCTGATCTATTGATAAGTCTTACTACAAAGCTTTTTGTTAGGTAAAAGCCGTTCGATGATGGCAAAGTATTTTACGGGTTTTGCAATTTTCATCAAGTCAGATCTGGCATTCTGCGAAAAGCGCGTTTAAACACTCAACGCCGCTCGCCCGACCCCCCTCTTCCCCTCTCGCCTCACTGCACAGACTTATTCACACAACCTGATTTCAACATTGTTTTTTCGCAGTCCGCAATAAGTTAAACAgccagtatttttttattgttgtttaagGGTATTACAATCTCAAGCAGAGAAGACCATGTGATCACAAGTCACAAATGGTCCCCATCCCATTCGGCTGATCGCAACTATAGCTCCCTCGCTCAATTTCGCAAAAACAGCCGAGAACTGACAGTGCCATCACGTTGCCATTGCTCAGACCAGCATCTACATGCACGTGGATGGCAGG
The Pomacea canaliculata isolate SZHN2017 linkage group LG2, ASM307304v1, whole genome shotgun sequence genome window above contains:
- the LOC112556991 gene encoding uncharacterized protein LOC112556991, which encodes MEQVAKEPTVMKKRVFKKVITPNGEEILLTPSPTLSRQSSTDISDLSEEDKKGKKVKYNSKKKSERVYVRQKSQTPTEGRTDFIKRATLEEDMRPEPSGTGGCSIKLSITSFEDDEDGTKVSRAASVQELHRALSREKSRSSKELLVEEEGEEEEEEEEDTHYREEEQTKPEPAVATGAKIASDNKQVVEREASSKKESTVFLQGPARFPHLSSTSPHRPHRPHHSTSPSSSDEASAANQSETIDQESSPRLRDLSPDLHDSSPQFFGRAHDHAQARANENRRRFEKSLALRDQDADDSVETYSQLVSALTELRPPSVTPRKLVGRSYSDGETFGSVRERHFIRLRRLDGQGGDCFWTSPSTERDTSGLQSSSTSRNGVKTKVIQSDSLRKACMYIQDRTLTHSLSLSSTSPDHVPLEDTPEQALDTTTSGGTDPAEAADADAASVSQRRQKMSSLKQQWKTFDPDVSRTSEQEITRDGGQGQAKKLKKSLSYSDSGSGAHGFDTIQYNLAESLRLETMSIMDKLSEDDEILEVVIESPGQPEVERDIQEELSPRKCKDWDMGSDGSSSSTSVKNSFLGSTEMYNSNVKLPSKSGRKDIRRRITEKNTISPENEPDSKVFRTIDKLKHKSREFLPTPVSIIIPKAKASKSTQASYEEIKAETGWVRPAVRVHKRKKYISVTDSHGKQSSFDDAFHNGSNLPKEPSSTDSAEETGRRCTDRSSRMPPRSDPPASDQDFRTWRDENQGQSISRWIQQNERAEQMSVDEEHVKGHFDVGTSPWWGQQLQRDRSGGAVITLGQGYGYIQGRKRREQYPWTRFYRGGSVQL
- the LOC112557005 gene encoding filamin-B-like isoform X1 yields the protein MLKTVCTGTWSVVGRRDRQPHDIRQTMAKYRRRRNTLLASGSNLSDVPLIEIWFAIIGAIWWLGAALWKLWQLNPFSLIIERQRRLYYHDNRGALTIRPPWTERLADMFRSDETRKAKLLAWVQDMVPRMPVDDFMSSWHDGVVLCCLLEEVCPGLCPRPELLKPHHRVNNCRLGIKLAQKYLRLPKMMITAEEMAIADKDTELKIIHLVQLIKWKYQRGPASLPPSPMSQSRPPSPKVSLAIKVVARGTGLKAGIVGRRAKFNIFSDSASYLDLHIEIQGPNNEVNSERIVSIPHGINKKDARAAAGYPGGSDEDGRAKLIEDDVGNMF
- the LOC112557005 gene encoding filamin-B-like isoform X3 yields the protein MAKYRRRRNTLLASGSNLSDVPLIEIWFAIIGAIWWLGAALWKLWQLNPFSLIIERQRRLYYHDNRGALTIRPPWTERLADMFRSDETRKAKLLAWVQDMVPRMPVDDFMSSWHDGVVLCCLLEEVCPGLCPRPELLKPHHRVNNCRLGIKLAQKYLRLPKMMITAEEMAIADKDTELKIIHLVQLIKWKYQRGPASLPPSPMSQSRPPSPKVSLAIKVVARGTGLKAGIVGRRAKFNIFSDSASYLDLHIEIQGPNNEVNSERIVSIPHGINKKDARAAAGYPGGSDEDGRAKLIEDDVGNMF
- the LOC112557005 gene encoding filamin-B-like isoform X2, with protein sequence MAGGRSRAEKGYQASHREPHDIRQTMAKYRRRRNTLLASGSNLSDVPLIEIWFAIIGAIWWLGAALWKLWQLNPFSLIIERQRRLYYHDNRGALTIRPPWTERLADMFRSDETRKAKLLAWVQDMVPRMPVDDFMSSWHDGVVLCCLLEEVCPGLCPRPELLKPHHRVNNCRLGIKLAQKYLRLPKMMITAEEMAIADKDTELKIIHLVQLIKWKYQRGPASLPPSPMSQSRPPSPKVSLAIKVVARGTGLKAGIVGRRAKFNIFSDSASYLDLHIEIQGPNNEVNSERIVSIPHGINKKDARAAAGYPGGSDEDGRAKLIEDDVGNMF